In one window of Romboutsia hominis DNA:
- a CDS encoding APC family permease, translating to MSNNNQKGLRKTLGLSAALSTVVGMLIGSGVFFKPQAIYESTNGGAGLGLLAWLIGGLITIAAGLTAAEISSSIVKPGGLIVYLEEIYGEKVGFLTGWMQSILFIPAITAALGIIFAQEAVSLLSLQSDIYVILIAIGVIVLIALLNSLGAKFGGGIQTVSTICKLIPLALIVIFGFIKGEPSTDIMTPLVGENTNMVSAISQVLIATLFAYDGWIYVGALAGEMKDPAKHLPKAIVGGISLVMGVYIIINVAYLCVVPASEMAAVSAPATLVASKLFGESGAKVISVGILISVFGTLNGFLMTGGRIPYIMGCDGRIPFSKTFAKLNNNGVPLNGMWLIAGLAIIYSLSGQFNFLSDLAIFTIWIFYTMLFVGVIKLRKDKPNMKRSYKVPLYPVIPIIAIIGGVFIVVSTFITQTQNAILGLIITLAGLPIYNIIKNKKIKQEIQNNVA from the coding sequence ATGAGTAACAATAATCAAAAAGGATTAAGAAAGACATTAGGCTTAAGTGCAGCACTTTCTACGGTAGTAGGAATGCTAATAGGTTCGGGAGTATTCTTTAAACCACAAGCCATATATGAATCTACAAATGGAGGAGCAGGTCTAGGACTTTTAGCATGGTTAATAGGGGGACTTATAACTATAGCTGCTGGGCTTACAGCAGCTGAAATATCTTCTAGTATAGTAAAACCAGGTGGATTAATAGTTTATTTAGAAGAAATTTACGGTGAAAAAGTAGGATTTTTAACAGGATGGATGCAATCTATACTATTTATACCTGCAATAACAGCAGCGCTAGGAATTATATTTGCACAAGAAGCAGTGAGCTTATTGAGTTTACAAAGTGACATATATGTAATTTTAATTGCAATAGGAGTAATAGTGCTTATAGCTTTATTAAATTCTCTAGGTGCCAAATTTGGAGGAGGAATACAAACTGTATCTACAATATGTAAGTTAATACCTTTAGCACTTATAGTTATATTTGGATTTATAAAAGGAGAACCATCAACAGATATAATGACACCTCTGGTAGGTGAAAATACGAATATGGTTAGCGCCATATCTCAAGTACTTATAGCAACTTTATTTGCATACGATGGATGGATATATGTGGGAGCATTAGCAGGTGAGATGAAAGATCCAGCTAAGCATTTACCTAAAGCTATAGTAGGCGGAATTTCTTTAGTAATGGGAGTATACATAATTATAAATGTAGCATACTTATGTGTTGTTCCAGCATCAGAGATGGCAGCAGTAAGTGCACCAGCTACACTTGTAGCAAGTAAATTATTTGGAGAATCAGGAGCTAAGGTGATAAGTGTAGGTATATTAATATCGGTATTTGGAACATTAAATGGTTTCTTGATGACCGGAGGAAGAATACCTTATATAATGGGATGTGACGGGAGAATACCTTTTTCAAAAACTTTTGCTAAGTTAAATAATAATGGTGTTCCATTAAATGGAATGTGGTTAATAGCTGGGTTAGCAATAATATATTCTTTATCAGGTCAGTTCAATTTCCTATCTGATTTAGCAATATTTACAATATGGATATTCTACACAATGTTATTTGTAGGAGTTATAAAACTTAGAAAAGATAAGCCAAATATGAAGAGATCATATAAAGTACCGTTATATCCAGTAATACCTATAATAGCAATAATAGGAGGAGTATTTATTGTTGTTAGTACATTTATCACTCAAACACAAAATGCTATATTAGGACTTATAATAACATTAGCTGGCTTGCCAATTTATAATATAATTAAAAATAAGAAGATAAAACAAGAAATACAAAATAATGTAGCGTAG
- a CDS encoding type II secretion system F family protein, translated as MDSNIYEDFTESKVVNNKNKKLKEKSYKLKDRELKDLCNEMGILLDSGCHIINAFELIRNQSSPKIRRVINKIIQDIQKGNSISQSFQNTNSFSMFFISTIRAGEVTGKLEYAMNNLAKYYDNQYKSKSRIKNMLIYPAFVCISFLISVIVAITMIIPNFESIFIVNDIDIPVLTKVLINLGKFFRNNFSTIIFGLLSIVSGIFYLYKYTYTFKAILYIVALRLPIIRGIIELLVASRFCSTLRLLIESGIQITEAVEISARVIDNKYIYKKILISIDHINKGNSISYSISLSNIFPKSLISIIKIGEESGRLDRCLKSSEDLYTSKLSTKIEKVIKSIEPTIIVIIGIFVGVFAIAMITPMFDLSSSF; from the coding sequence ATGGATTCTAATATATATGAGGATTTTACTGAAAGTAAAGTAGTAAATAATAAAAATAAAAAGTTAAAAGAGAAATCATACAAATTAAAAGATAGAGAATTAAAAGATTTATGCAATGAAATGGGTATATTATTAGATTCAGGATGTCATATAATAAATGCATTTGAATTAATAAGAAATCAATCAAGCCCAAAGATAAGAAGAGTCATAAATAAAATAATACAAGATATACAAAAAGGTAATTCTATAAGTCAATCATTTCAAAATACAAATTCATTTTCAATGTTTTTTATAAGTACTATAAGAGCAGGTGAAGTTACTGGAAAGTTAGAATATGCTATGAATAATCTAGCTAAGTATTATGACAATCAATATAAGTCCAAGTCTAGGATAAAAAATATGTTGATATACCCAGCATTTGTTTGTATATCATTTTTAATCTCTGTAATAGTTGCAATAACTATGATAATACCAAATTTTGAATCTATTTTCATAGTAAATGATATAGATATTCCAGTATTAACAAAGGTACTTATAAATTTAGGAAAATTCTTCAGAAATAACTTTAGTACAATAATATTTGGTTTATTATCAATAGTATCTGGGATATTTTATTTATATAAATATACTTACACATTTAAAGCTATACTATATATAGTAGCATTAAGATTGCCAATAATAAGAGGTATAATAGAATTATTAGTGGCTAGTAGATTTTGTTCAACACTAAGGCTATTAATAGAAAGTGGTATACAGATAACTGAGGCAGTAGAAATATCTGCAAGAGTTATTGATAATAAATATATTTATAAAAAAATTTTAATTTCAATAGATCATATCAACAAAGGGAATAGTATTTCATATTCAATAAGCTTATCAAATATATTTCCAAAATCGCTCATAAGTATAATAAAAATAGGAGAAGAAAGTGGGCGATTAGATAGATGTTTAAAATCTAGCGAAGATCTATATACAAGCAAACTAAGTACAAAAATAGAGAAAGTAATCAAATCTATAGAACCTACAATAATAGTCATAATAGGTATTTTTGTGGGGGTATTTGCTATAGCAATGATAACTCCTATGTTTGATTTATCAAGTTCATTTTAA
- a CDS encoding prepilin-type N-terminal cleavage/methylation domain-containing protein: MINKKSKKKQGFTLVEMVIVITILGILSGIGFLKFGEVQQTAKINADKVAASGLVTATNLAIQSGEIEINKINNETDIIQELVTKGFITVAPRPQSKDKESSFKVEISEKGDVSVLIDKEPFYPEKES; the protein is encoded by the coding sequence ATGATTAATAAAAAAAGCAAAAAGAAGCAAGGATTCACACTAGTAGAAATGGTTATAGTTATAACTATTTTAGGAATATTATCTGGGATAGGATTTCTGAAGTTTGGAGAAGTTCAGCAGACGGCAAAAATTAATGCCGATAAGGTAGCAGCATCAGGTTTAGTTACGGCTACAAATTTAGCCATACAAAGTGGAGAAATTGAAATAAATAAAATAAATAATGAGACCGACATTATCCAAGAGTTAGTAACAAAAGGATTTATTACAGTAGCTCCAAGACCACAGAGCAAAGATAAAGAATCTAGTTTTAAGGTTGAAATATCTGAGAAGGGAGACGTATCAGTTTTAATTGATAAAGAACCTTTTTATCCAGAAAAAGAATCTTAA
- a CDS encoding GspE/PulE family protein, whose protein sequence is MKHKHIQNDVKEEVLKRPEEELYIGNNINLNETYARDIFKSILDKAIIKNASDIHIEPFKEHIIVRLRIDGFLVEDIKIEYEVYQQLLVVIKLDTFMNITEKRLPQDGRLAIEVKGQVIDIRASTLPTVYGEKIVLRILNRKSFLKRKEELGFSNKAIDKIESIINKKSGILLVTGSTGSGKTTTVYSIINDLKCTSKNIVTIEDPVEYKIEGVNQIQVNNKVGLSFENGLRSILRQDPDIIIVGEIRDIETAKIAIKAATTGHLVISTIHTKDAVSAISRLLDMEIPQYLISASLIGIISQKLIRKVCTTCIMQKEVNELNQTNEKHTNRECEECNGLGYKGRTAIYEILEIDNDIRKDIQNMQDYNTIKDTAIKNGMITFEESAKDLIDNNITTEEEYISLEIGI, encoded by the coding sequence ATGAAACATAAACACATACAAAATGATGTAAAAGAAGAAGTTCTAAAAAGACCAGAAGAAGAATTGTACATAGGAAATAATATAAATTTAAATGAAACTTATGCAAGAGACATTTTTAAAAGTATATTAGACAAAGCTATAATAAAAAATGCTAGTGATATACACATAGAACCATTTAAAGAGCATATAATAGTTAGGTTAAGGATAGATGGATTCTTAGTAGAAGATATAAAAATAGAATATGAAGTATATCAACAACTATTAGTAGTAATAAAATTAGATACATTTATGAATATAACTGAAAAAAGATTACCTCAAGATGGTAGACTTGCCATTGAGGTAAAAGGTCAAGTGATTGATATTAGAGCATCAACTCTACCAACTGTTTATGGTGAAAAAATTGTTTTAAGAATATTAAATAGAAAGTCATTTCTAAAAAGAAAAGAAGAACTTGGATTTTCTAATAAAGCTATAGATAAGATAGAAAGTATTATAAATAAAAAGTCAGGGATATTATTAGTAACAGGATCAACAGGAAGTGGAAAAACCACAACAGTATACTCTATAATAAATGATTTAAAATGCACAAGTAAAAACATAGTGACTATAGAGGATCCTGTAGAGTACAAAATAGAAGGAGTAAACCAGATACAAGTAAATAATAAAGTAGGCTTGAGTTTTGAAAATGGATTAAGGTCTATATTAAGACAAGACCCAGATATAATTATAGTTGGAGAAATAAGAGATATAGAAACAGCAAAAATAGCAATAAAAGCAGCTACTACAGGCCATTTAGTGATAAGTACTATACATACTAAAGATGCAGTATCTGCCATATCTAGATTATTAGATATGGAAATACCACAATATTTGATAAGTGCATCTCTAATAGGAATTATATCTCAAAAGCTCATAAGAAAAGTATGTACCACTTGTATTATGCAGAAGGAAGTAAATGAATTAAACCAAACTAATGAGAAACATACAAATAGGGAGTGCGAAGAATGTAATGGATTGGGCTATAAAGGAAGAACTGCTATTTATGAAATACTAGAAATAGATAATGATATAAGAAAAGATATACAAAATATGCAAGATTATAACACCATAAAAGATACTGCAATAAAAAATGGCATGATAACATTTGAAGAAAGTGCAAAAGATTTAATCGATAATAATATAACTACTGAAGAAGAATACATAAGTTTAGAAATAGGTATTTAA
- the yihA gene encoding ribosome biogenesis GTP-binding protein YihA/YsxC produces MKIRSAEITMSAVNRAQYPDEGIPEIALVGRSNVGKSSTVNTLLNRRNFARTSQTPGKTRTINFYLINQEFFFVDLPGYGYAKVAKSEKEKWGTIMERYLADREELCAIFLLVDIRHEPTSDDVMMYEWIKHFGYKCVVIATKADKIAKGKYQKHFSMIRKKLQLDKDEKILPISSLKKTGVEEIWKEIISQYNEAGYEITVD; encoded by the coding sequence ATGAAAATTAGAAGTGCAGAAATAACAATGAGTGCAGTAAACAGAGCTCAATACCCAGACGAAGGTATACCAGAAATAGCTTTAGTTGGTAGATCTAACGTTGGAAAATCATCAACAGTAAATACATTATTAAATAGAAGAAATTTTGCTAGAACAAGTCAGACGCCTGGTAAAACTAGAACAATAAACTTCTATCTTATAAACCAAGAATTTTTCTTTGTTGACCTTCCAGGTTACGGATATGCAAAGGTTGCAAAATCTGAAAAAGAAAAATGGGGAACTATAATGGAAAGATATCTAGCTGATAGAGAAGAATTATGTGCAATATTCTTATTAGTAGATATAAGACATGAACCTACAAGTGATGACGTTATGATGTATGAATGGATAAAGCACTTTGGATATAAATGCGTAGTAATAGCTACTAAAGCAGATAAAATAGCTAAAGGTAAATACCAAAAGCATTTTAGTATGATAAGAAAGAAATTACAATTAGATAAAGATGAAAAGATACTTCCTATATCTTCTCTTAAGAAAACTGGAGTAGAAGAAATATGGAAAGAAATAATAAGCCAATACAATGAAGCTGGTTATGAAATAACTGTTGACTAG
- a CDS encoding PRK06851 family protein yields MAGRVRKLFPGGNTANGSFNFFDNIIPQNVNRIFCLKGGPGVGKSSFMKKIAKEFIEKGYDVELHYCPSDPSSLDGVVILKLGVVLLDATAPHIVDPKDPGAIDEILNFGEYWDVEKLEKNKDTIVECGKDISNSFKRAYKYLKAAEPIYYDIEEKYRDCMDFGQVNLKIEHFIHDIFKDSSSTGIYKSPRHLFGTAITPVGHLDYADSILSQVNKVYHLKGNIGTGKTTFLRNICDKAIQKGMNVEIFHYPLIKDKIETVIIKDLDIGITVSSLFEGKNTINLNAYLDEEKLEKYIEEIKFDKKVFDELLNYAISNLKKAKAKHDIIEAYYVPNMNFDKMEELKEEIINRILKYEE; encoded by the coding sequence ATGGCAGGTAGAGTTAGGAAGTTATTCCCAGGTGGAAATACGGCAAATGGATCATTTAATTTTTTTGATAATATAATACCTCAAAATGTTAATAGAATCTTTTGCTTAAAAGGTGGACCAGGAGTTGGAAAATCATCATTTATGAAAAAAATAGCAAAAGAATTTATTGAAAAAGGGTATGATGTAGAGCTACACTACTGTCCATCAGATCCAAGCTCTTTAGATGGGGTTGTGATACTTAAATTAGGAGTAGTTCTGCTAGATGCAACTGCACCGCATATTGTAGACCCAAAAGACCCTGGTGCTATAGATGAAATATTAAATTTTGGTGAATATTGGGATGTAGAAAAATTAGAAAAAAATAAAGATACTATTGTAGAATGTGGAAAAGATATAAGTAACTCATTTAAAAGAGCATATAAGTATTTAAAAGCTGCTGAGCCAATTTATTATGATATAGAAGAAAAGTATAGAGATTGCATGGACTTTGGTCAAGTAAATCTAAAAATAGAGCATTTTATACACGATATATTTAAAGATTCTAGTAGTACTGGTATTTATAAATCACCAAGACATTTATTTGGAACAGCTATAACACCAGTCGGACATTTAGATTATGCAGATAGTATATTAAGTCAAGTTAATAAGGTATATCACTTGAAAGGTAATATAGGAACAGGTAAAACTACGTTTTTACGAAATATATGTGATAAAGCCATTCAAAAGGGAATGAATGTGGAAATTTTTCATTATCCACTTATTAAGGATAAGATTGAAACTGTAATAATAAAAGATTTAGATATAGGTATAACCGTAAGTAGTTTATTTGAAGGTAAGAATACTATAAATTTAAATGCTTACCTAGATGAAGAAAAATTAGAAAAATATATAGAAGAAATTAAGTTTGATAAAAAAGTATTTGATGAGCTATTAAATTATGCTATATCAAACTTAAAAAAGGCTAAGGCAAAGCATGATATTATAGAAGCATACTATGTGCCTAATATGAACTTTGATAAAATGGAAGAGTTAAAAGAAGAGATAATAAATAGAATTTTGAAGTATGAAGAATAA
- the lon gene encoding endopeptidase La has translation MEQNYTKIEHELPLIPLRGLAIFPYMILNFDIGREISLKALDQAMLADELVFLTSQKAAEVDEPTEDDFYHVGTICKVKQMIKLPGDTVRVLVEGISRGKIKEVSNEEGYFKATIEEIAYDDENAEEDIEVEALVRNVFDAFEEYINIGNRVSPEILISLGEIENVDRFIDTIAANIYLKPEQKQEVLEEFDIKKRLELIYKTLLEEIDILKIEKKITLRVKKQMNKVQKEYYLREQLKAIQKELGEEEDINSEADEYRAKLKKIKAPKETKEKISKEIDKFSRISPMSPDVSVLRGYLDNIFSLPWNNETRDKLDIEKAKEILDNEHYGLEKVKERILEYLAIRTLSKSLKGPIICLVGPPGVGKTSIAKSIANSLGRKFVRISLGGVRDEAEIRGHRRTYVGAIPGRIINGIKEAKTKNPVFLLDEIDKMSADYKGDPSAAMLEVLDPEQNKDFVDHYMEVPFDLSKILFVTTANSLGTIPRPLLDRMEIIEVSGYIEEEKLNIANKYLLPKQIKEHGLAPGFVKINEETMREIIGSYTREAGVRNLERTIGKICRKAAKKYVEDKSLEEIVINKSDLDDYLGKNKYRHQLAGTKPEVGVVTGLAWTSVGGETLTVEVNVVKGKGQIVLTGKLGDVMKESARTGISYIRSIADKFDIDPDFYQNKDIHIHLPEGAVPKDGPSAGITMALAVLSALTNIPVRNDVAMTGEITLRGRVLAVGGVREKLLAAHRSGITKVLLPKECEADLDEIPENVKEKMEFVLVDHMDQVLEQALVRNGEK, from the coding sequence GTGGAACAGAATTATACGAAGATAGAACATGAATTACCGCTAATTCCACTGAGGGGATTAGCGATATTCCCATATATGATACTAAACTTTGACATAGGAAGAGAAATATCTTTAAAAGCTTTAGACCAAGCTATGTTAGCTGATGAGTTAGTATTCTTAACTTCTCAGAAAGCAGCAGAAGTTGATGAGCCAACAGAAGATGATTTTTATCATGTAGGAACTATATGTAAAGTTAAACAAATGATAAAACTTCCTGGGGATACAGTACGTGTATTAGTAGAAGGAATTTCAAGAGGTAAAATAAAAGAAGTAAGCAATGAAGAAGGGTATTTTAAAGCAACAATAGAGGAAATAGCATACGATGATGAAAATGCAGAAGAAGATATTGAGGTAGAAGCACTTGTAAGAAATGTGTTTGATGCATTTGAAGAGTACATAAACATAGGAAATAGAGTATCACCAGAAATATTAATATCTCTAGGTGAAATAGAAAATGTAGATCGTTTTATAGACACTATAGCTGCTAATATCTATCTAAAACCAGAACAAAAGCAAGAAGTTTTAGAAGAATTTGATATTAAGAAAAGATTAGAATTAATATACAAAACTCTTTTAGAAGAGATAGATATACTTAAAATAGAAAAGAAAATAACTCTAAGAGTTAAAAAGCAAATGAATAAGGTTCAAAAGGAATATTACCTAAGAGAACAATTAAAAGCTATACAAAAAGAATTAGGAGAAGAAGAAGACATAAATTCTGAAGCTGACGAGTATAGAGCAAAGCTTAAGAAAATAAAAGCTCCTAAAGAAACAAAAGAAAAGATATCTAAAGAAATAGATAAGTTTTCTAGAATATCACCAATGTCTCCAGATGTATCAGTTTTAAGAGGGTATTTAGATAATATATTCTCATTACCTTGGAACAATGAAACTAGAGACAAGCTTGATATAGAAAAAGCTAAAGAAATATTAGATAATGAACATTATGGATTAGAAAAAGTAAAAGAAAGAATACTTGAGTATTTAGCTATAAGAACATTATCAAAATCACTAAAAGGACCTATCATATGTTTAGTAGGACCTCCAGGTGTTGGTAAAACATCTATAGCAAAATCGATAGCGAACTCATTAGGAAGAAAATTCGTTAGAATATCTTTAGGTGGAGTTAGAGATGAAGCTGAAATAAGAGGTCATAGAAGAACTTATGTAGGAGCTATACCAGGAAGAATAATAAATGGAATAAAAGAAGCCAAAACTAAAAATCCAGTATTCTTACTAGACGAGATAGATAAAATGTCAGCAGATTATAAGGGAGATCCATCTGCTGCAATGTTAGAAGTTTTAGATCCAGAGCAAAACAAAGATTTTGTGGATCACTACATGGAAGTTCCTTTTGATTTATCAAAAATATTATTTGTTACAACTGCAAATAGCTTAGGAACTATTCCAAGACCTTTATTAGATAGAATGGAAATAATAGAGGTATCTGGATATATAGAAGAGGAAAAGCTTAATATAGCTAATAAATATTTATTACCTAAACAAATAAAAGAACATGGTTTAGCACCTGGTTTTGTTAAAATAAATGAAGAAACTATGAGAGAGATAATAGGATCTTATACTAGAGAAGCAGGGGTAAGAAACCTTGAAAGAACTATAGGTAAAATATGCAGAAAAGCAGCTAAAAAGTATGTAGAAGATAAATCTTTAGAAGAAATAGTTATAAATAAATCTGACCTAGATGATTACTTAGGTAAGAATAAATATAGACATCAATTAGCAGGAACTAAACCAGAAGTAGGTGTTGTAACAGGTCTTGCATGGACGTCTGTTGGAGGAGAAACTCTAACTGTAGAAGTAAATGTTGTAAAAGGTAAAGGCCAAATAGTATTAACTGGTAAACTAGGTGATGTAATGAAAGAATCAGCTAGAACAGGTATATCTTATATAAGATCAATTGCTGACAAATTTGATATAGATCCTGATTTTTACCAAAATAAAGATATACACATACATTTACCAGAAGGTGCAGTACCTAAAGATGGTCCATCAGCAGGTATAACAATGGCTTTAGCTGTTTTATCAGCATTAACAAATATACCAGTAAGAAATGATGTTGCTATGACAGGAGAAATAACTCTTAGAGGAAGAGTTTTAGCTGTAGGTGGAGTTAGAGAAAAACTATTGGCTGCACATAGATCTGGAATAACAAAGGTATTACTTCCAAAAGAGTGTGAAGCTGATTTAGATGAAATACCTGAAAATGTAAAAGAAAAAATGGAATTTGTACTTGTAGACCATATGGACCAAGTATTAGAGCAGGCATTAGTAAGGAATGGTGAAAAGTAA